A single genomic interval of Terriglobus albidus harbors:
- a CDS encoding glucosamine-6-phosphate deaminase, with amino-acid sequence MDIRIANTRTEMGRQAAADIAAEIRDGLQKKSHLRIVLAAAPSQSEMLSALIAEPGIDWRRITAFHMDEYIGLPSNAPQRFANWLREAFFNHVPLAACHLIEPGDDAEAACHEYARKLAEAPIDFVLLGVGANGHLAFNDPPADLEDPLAVKVVELDEVCRQQQVDDACFATLDEVPRTAISLTVPTLLSGRRLFCCVPGANKSAAVQAMVEYPISGEWPATALRTHPRCTVYLDRDSSARLDR; translated from the coding sequence ATGGATATTCGCATTGCCAACACGCGCACAGAGATGGGCCGGCAGGCGGCGGCCGACATTGCAGCCGAGATTCGCGACGGGCTTCAAAAGAAGTCTCATCTTCGCATCGTTCTGGCGGCCGCTCCCAGCCAGAGCGAGATGTTGTCTGCATTAATCGCCGAACCAGGTATCGACTGGCGCCGCATCACAGCCTTCCATATGGACGAGTACATCGGGCTGCCCTCCAATGCTCCTCAGCGGTTTGCCAACTGGTTGCGCGAAGCCTTTTTCAACCACGTTCCTCTGGCCGCCTGCCATCTGATTGAGCCTGGAGACGACGCAGAGGCAGCCTGCCATGAATACGCACGTAAGCTGGCCGAAGCCCCCATCGATTTTGTTCTCCTCGGAGTCGGGGCAAACGGGCACCTTGCGTTTAATGACCCTCCTGCAGACCTTGAGGATCCACTTGCAGTGAAGGTGGTGGAACTGGACGAAGTCTGCCGGCAACAGCAAGTGGACGACGCTTGCTTTGCAACGCTCGACGAAGTGCCGCGCACAGCGATCTCGCTGACGGTGCCAACGCTGCTAAGCGGAAGGAGGCTCTTCTGCTGCGTTCCAGGAGCGAATAAAAGCGCGGCTGTTCAAGCTATGGTTGAATATCCCATCAGTGGTGAATGGCCGGCGACTGCACTGCGAACGCATCCGCGCTGCACTGTATATCTCGATCGCGATTCAAGTGCCCGGCTTGATCGATAA
- a CDS encoding sodium:solute symporter family protein encodes MGFLAWLVLGAYFALMIIVGYWARKKVKNASDFFTAGGSMPWWLSGISHHMSGYSSAVFVGYAALAYTSGITVYFWWASSIALSLLLGMGIFPAKWARMRQRFNVISPLEYLKIRYNLPTQQLLGWSGAFLKVFDVGAKWSASAILLHAFAGVPFLWGVLLTGGVTVVYSVMGGLWADALTDLSQFVIQLIAGISMLVAVIIRLGGVSSLWRMWKLLPPDHVKPFHGEYTVVFAATYFFVNMLSYNGGTWSLAQRFLASATPADARRSAMLSAFLYLVWPPVLFFPMWAAPLIFPHLQDPSESYGLLTQTLLPSGLIGLVLAGLFAHTMAMTSSDANAVSAVIVRDIIPVLRGKRAKLHDSPQLLLGRIVTFSFLLLSMVLALFASHFGGVVGIVILWYGALSGPIAIPILLGLLLPFRRSGSAAAIGCWVAGGATFGALKMFPPQNWLSLSPRFANAFTVGAPMFAALLTYIALGFIAPELRENSTTLLMTLDSDVEETVLPLR; translated from the coding sequence ATGGGCTTCCTAGCTTGGCTGGTTCTTGGAGCCTATTTCGCCCTGATGATCATTGTTGGTTATTGGGCCCGCAAAAAAGTTAAGAATGCCAGCGATTTTTTCACGGCCGGCGGCTCGATGCCGTGGTGGCTCTCCGGAATCTCACACCACATGTCCGGGTACAGTTCTGCGGTCTTTGTTGGCTACGCTGCGCTGGCCTATACCTCTGGCATCACCGTTTACTTCTGGTGGGCTTCCTCTATTGCGCTCTCCTTGCTGCTGGGAATGGGAATCTTTCCGGCGAAGTGGGCTCGCATGAGGCAGCGTTTCAACGTTATCTCGCCGCTTGAATATCTGAAGATTCGCTACAACCTGCCGACCCAGCAACTGCTTGGATGGAGCGGCGCATTCCTGAAAGTCTTTGACGTCGGCGCCAAGTGGAGTGCATCAGCAATCCTTCTACACGCGTTCGCCGGCGTACCTTTTCTCTGGGGAGTCCTGCTGACCGGCGGTGTCACAGTGGTGTACTCCGTAATGGGAGGCCTCTGGGCTGACGCGCTTACCGACCTGAGTCAATTCGTGATTCAACTGATCGCAGGCATCTCCATGCTGGTGGCAGTGATAATCAGGCTGGGAGGCGTGAGCTCGCTTTGGCGAATGTGGAAGCTTTTGCCACCGGACCATGTGAAGCCGTTTCACGGCGAGTATACGGTCGTCTTCGCAGCAACATATTTCTTTGTAAACATGCTCTCCTACAATGGTGGAACCTGGAGCCTGGCGCAGCGATTCCTTGCTTCAGCGACGCCGGCCGATGCTCGACGGTCGGCGATGCTTTCAGCGTTTCTTTACCTGGTATGGCCGCCGGTTTTGTTCTTTCCCATGTGGGCAGCGCCGCTCATCTTTCCGCACCTGCAGGATCCTTCGGAATCCTATGGACTGCTTACCCAAACGCTGCTTCCCTCTGGGCTGATTGGATTGGTGCTTGCCGGTCTATTTGCGCATACCATGGCTATGACGTCATCCGATGCAAATGCAGTGTCAGCCGTAATCGTTCGAGATATCATTCCCGTTCTCCGAGGCAAACGAGCAAAGTTGCACGACTCTCCGCAGCTTTTGCTGGGTCGCATTGTGACCTTCTCGTTCCTCTTACTCAGCATGGTGCTCGCCTTGTTTGCCTCTCATTTTGGCGGTGTAGTCGGTATTGTTATTCTTTGGTATGGTGCCCTGAGCGGACCGATTGCAATCCCGATCCTCCTCGGCCTTTTGCTTCCCTTCCGCCGAAGCGGATCTGCCGCGGCAATCGGATGCTGGGTTGCTGGTGGCGCGACGTTCGGTGCTCTAAAAATGTTTCCGCCGCAGAACTGGCTCTCCTTAAGTCCACGCTTTGCGAATGCCTTCACCGTGGGAGCGCCGATGTTTGCCGCACTGCTCACCTACATCGCGCTTGGGTTTATAGCGCCTGAACTACGCGAAAACTCTACCACCTTGCTGATGACCCTCGATTCCGATGTCGAAGAAACCGTCCTGCCACTTAGATAG
- a CDS encoding N-acetylglucosamine-6-phosphate deacetylase: MSGTPILGRDPSTGQCIRVLVENGTIASVEECEQTTDLWISAGLIDLQVNGYAGLDVNGEDVIPNTVIDLVQAMLATGVTCFAPTIITAPEATILRNLRAIADARKSDSHSAACIPFIHVEGPHISLVDGYRGAHSREFVRPPSLGEFERWQAASGGLVGLVTLSPHFDQSDEYISALVSRGVHVAIGHTHASPEQIRSAVDAGARLSTHLGNGVAQQIARHPNPIWSQLANDRLSASFIADSHHLPAETLKAMVRAKGLERSLLVSDTVALAGMPPGIYTAPVGGRVELSPSGRLSMEGTTTLAGAAIPLVHCIGEAVRMTGFSLPEVLSMATANPGRFARGRGLLQEGARADLIRFRWTREIAIHDVWLAGELVHQESA; this comes from the coding sequence TTGAGCGGAACACCTATCCTCGGCCGTGATCCCAGCACCGGTCAATGCATCCGAGTGCTGGTAGAAAATGGAACAATTGCTTCTGTTGAAGAGTGCGAGCAAACCACTGACCTCTGGATTTCCGCAGGCTTGATTGATCTGCAGGTAAATGGCTATGCGGGTCTCGATGTCAATGGCGAAGATGTCATTCCAAACACTGTCATCGACCTGGTACAAGCAATGCTTGCTACGGGCGTCACCTGTTTTGCGCCGACTATCATTACTGCGCCTGAAGCCACGATCCTTCGCAATCTGCGCGCAATTGCAGACGCACGCAAAAGTGATTCGCATTCCGCCGCGTGCATACCGTTTATTCATGTCGAAGGACCTCATATCTCGCTGGTCGACGGATACAGAGGCGCACACTCCAGGGAGTTTGTTCGTCCTCCATCACTCGGTGAGTTCGAGCGCTGGCAAGCGGCAAGCGGCGGCCTTGTTGGGCTCGTCACTCTTTCACCGCATTTTGACCAATCGGATGAATACATCTCCGCGCTCGTTTCACGCGGAGTCCATGTAGCAATTGGCCATACCCATGCCTCACCCGAACAGATTCGGAGCGCTGTCGATGCCGGTGCGCGCCTGTCGACGCATCTGGGAAATGGGGTCGCCCAGCAAATTGCACGGCATCCGAATCCTATCTGGAGCCAGCTTGCGAACGATCGGCTTTCTGCGTCCTTCATCGCCGATAGCCATCATTTGCCCGCCGAAACCCTCAAAGCAATGGTGCGCGCAAAAGGTCTGGAGCGGTCCTTGCTTGTCTCTGACACCGTGGCCCTTGCCGGCATGCCCCCAGGAATCTACACAGCGCCCGTAGGAGGCCGCGTGGAGCTCAGTCCCAGTGGACGACTTTCAATGGAAGGAACAACGACACTGGCAGGCGCTGCAATCCCGCTTGTCCACTGTATCGGCGAGGCTGTCCGAATGACCGGCTTTTCACTTCCCGAAGTGCTTTCCATGGCTACCGCAAATCCCGGACGCTTTGCCCGTGGACGAGGACTGCTCCAGGAAGGAGCACGTGCGGACCTCATTCGATTCCGCTGGACACGCGAAATTGCCATCCATGATGTATGGCTGGCAGGCGAGCTGGTGCATCAGGAATCGGCCTGA